Within Eggerthella sp. YY7918, the genomic segment CGCTTTACCAGCCACAGGGACATCTTGTTGTTCTCGCGGGCAGGATCTTCGTCCTTGGCGATAACGATCAAATAGGGAACGTCGGCACCGTTGGTAACCCAGGTCTTCTGACCGTTCATGATATAGGTACCGTCAGCCTGCTTCTTCGTGGTGCAGGTCATAGCCATGTTGTCGGAACCGGCAGCCGGCTCGGACAGGCAGAGCGCAGCAACGGACTGGCCGGACTTCTCGTACTCTTCCATGATGACCGCGGCCTGCTCCGGCGTGCCGAACTCGGCAAGGTCAGCACAGGCAAGCATGCCGGTCATAAAGGGAGTCATTGCACCCGTGAATTCATACAGCTTCTCAGTCATAAGACCCAACGTGACATGGTCGGTAGGAATGCCGCCGACCTCTTCGGGCAGGCCCATGAAGGGGAAGCCAGCGTCGCGATAGGCGTCCTGCGCCTCTTGCGTCACTTGGTGGTTTTCATACATGTCTTTGACAGACTGGTCGTCGAAGTAGCGCTCTGCGTACTCCTTTAGAGAATCTACAAGCAGCTCTTGCTCATCAGTCAGGCTAAAATCCATGGTTGCCTTCTCCTCTCCTGGCCGGTTTTTCAGGCCTTTTGTCCCTCGCTTACCGGGCCGTCTCTCCTCGCCTGTTTCTTTTACAATAAAGATGCGCGATGATTGCGTGCTCATTTTGCACCCATATTTGCCATCTTGTCCAATAGGTTCTTTTCCGCAAAACATCGGTCAATCCATAGTCAACCTCTATTGATAGCGTCCTCTCCATTCTTTCAACCAATGGCAATAATTTCACATATATGAATGTTGAACTGGTATTATATAAAGTTCAAAGGGGATATTCGAGGGATGAATCAACCGATCCGCACGACCGCAAAACCCATGATCCATAGAAAGAACCTATGCAACCTCTTGGAAACGATGCGGAAATCCTATTGGACAAATTCTACGATTAGGGTGCAAAATGTGATCCGCAAGGGTTTGCACGGCATTGTCAAGAACGAGGCGATGCAACCCATCTGTCGGGGTCCAACACTGAAGGAGGATGTATGAGCAAGCTATCCAAAGAGGAGTTTCGCGAGTACCTCAAGACCGTTCGCGCGCTCGCCGAAGGTCCGTTTGAGGAAATGCAGAAAGAAGTTGAGGTAACGAACAAGTTCCCCCAGGAATTTATCGACCTCTGCATCGAGAACAACCTGTACCGTTACGCTCTGCCTGAGGAGTACGGTGGATGGGGCCTTTCCGAGCGCGAGATCCTGCAGGTGCAGGAAGAGTTCTCTCGCGGTCCTGGCGGTATGCGTATGCACCTGCACTACGCTGCTGACCTGAACTGGCGCATCCTCGACGACTATGGTTGCGACGAACTCAAGGCCGAGTACATGGACAAGTTCGCCGACAAGACCATCTTCACCGTGTTCGCTCTGACGGAGCAGACCGGCGGCACCGGTGCCGACCTGCACACCACGGCTATCAAGAACGAGAACGGCGACTACGTCATCAATGGTGAGAAGTGGCTCATCTCTCACACCGACGTTGCTCAGTTCGCTTACGTCATCGCTGTGACCGATCCCGAGAAGTCTGGCGACGAGCGTCTGTCCGCCTTCTTCGTGCCGATGGATGCCCCTGGCTTCGAGCTCGTGCCGATGCCTCACATGATGGGCTGCCGCGGCGCTGGTCATGCAGGCTTCAAGATGACCAACGTTACGCTTTCTCCGAAGTACCTCCTCGGCGAAGAGGGTCAGGGCATGGAAGTTGCCATGCACTCGCTGGCTATCTCTCGTGTACACATCGCTGACTCGAACCTTGGTATGTGCCAGCGTATGCTCGAGATCTCTCTTGAGCGTGCCCGCCAGCGCGTGACCTTCGGTAAGCCGATCGCTCAGCGTCAGGCTATCAAGATGAAGCTCGCGAACATGGCTATGACCACGCATGCTCTGCGCTGCATGGTTATGGACTTCGCTGACGACTACGATCGCGATCCGCACGGCGAGTACATTGCCGAGAAGGCTTCTATGTGCAAGCTGTACTCCATCGACGCGACGCGTCTCGTGTCCGACGAAATGCTGGAGATCTTCGGTGGCGACGGTTACTTCGAGGATCATCCGATTGGGCCTTGCGAGCGTCTCTATCGTGACGCACGTGCTATGTGGCTCGAGGAGGGTGCTCCGACCATCCAGCGTATCACCATCGCTCGCGAACTCGACAAGCACAACGCTCGCGTGCAGTACAACGACTGGATCGCCGGTACCGATCTGTAAGCTTTACCAGCACTGTCATTCTTTCGCCTTGTCCGCGAATGAAAACCCCGGCCGGGATGCGCAAGCTCCCGGTCGGGGTTGTTTTATA encodes:
- a CDS encoding acyl-CoA dehydrogenase family protein, translating into MSKLSKEEFREYLKTVRALAEGPFEEMQKEVEVTNKFPQEFIDLCIENNLYRYALPEEYGGWGLSEREILQVQEEFSRGPGGMRMHLHYAADLNWRILDDYGCDELKAEYMDKFADKTIFTVFALTEQTGGTGADLHTTAIKNENGDYVINGEKWLISHTDVAQFAYVIAVTDPEKSGDERLSAFFVPMDAPGFELVPMPHMMGCRGAGHAGFKMTNVTLSPKYLLGEEGQGMEVAMHSLAISRVHIADSNLGMCQRMLEISLERARQRVTFGKPIAQRQAIKMKLANMAMTTHALRCMVMDFADDYDRDPHGEYIAEKASMCKLYSIDATRLVSDEMLEIFGGDGYFEDHPIGPCERLYRDARAMWLEEGAPTIQRITIARELDKHNARVQYNDWIAGTDL